In the Lepidochelys kempii isolate rLepKem1 chromosome 3, rLepKem1.hap2, whole genome shotgun sequence genome, one interval contains:
- the CCDC25 gene encoding coiled-coil domain-containing protein 25 isoform X2, translated as MFHVDKLSSAHVYLRLHKGQTVDDIPKEVLIDCAHLVKANSIQGCKMNNINVVYTPWTNLKKTADMDVGQIGFHRQKDVRTVTVEKKVNEILNRLEKTKVERFPDLAAEKEARDREERNEKKAQIQEMKRKEKEEMKKKKEMEDLRSYSSLMKSENMSSNQDGNDSDDFM; from the exons AT GTTTCATGTGGATAAGCTCTCCTCTGCACACGTGTACCTCCGATTACACAAG GGGCAAACAGTGGATGATATTCCCAAAGAAGTTTTGATAGACTGCGCCCATCTAGTGAAGGCCAATAGCATTCAAG GCTGCAAAATGAACAACATCAACGTGGTGTATACGCCGTGGACCAACCTGAAGAAAACAGCTGACATGGATGTGGGACAGATAGGGTTTCACAGACAAAAGGAT GTGAGAACAGTGACAGTGGAGAAGAAGGTGAATGAGATACTGAACAGGCTAGAGAAGACCAAAGTGGAGCGGTTCCCTGACCTAGCTGCTGAGAAGGAAGCCCGGGACAGAGAGGAGAGGAATGAGAAGAAAGCCCAGATCCAAGAGATGAAACGGAAAGAGAAGgaggaaatgaagaaaaagaaagaaatggaagaTCTCAG GAGCTACTCTTCACTAATGAAGTCTGAGAACATGTCTTCCAACCAG gATGGCAATGATTCAGATGACTTCATGTGA
- the CCDC25 gene encoding coiled-coil domain-containing protein 25 isoform X1, producing MRTAGGLREPFRFRCAVPEAGRKSGRDERPSARSGPRERGAARAGRPRSRDSAAAAAMVFYFTSSVVPSVYTIYMGKDKYENEDLIKYGWPEDIWFHVDKLSSAHVYLRLHKGQTVDDIPKEVLIDCAHLVKANSIQGCKMNNINVVYTPWTNLKKTADMDVGQIGFHRQKDVRTVTVEKKVNEILNRLEKTKVERFPDLAAEKEARDREERNEKKAQIQEMKRKEKEEMKKKKEMEDLRSYSSLMKSENMSSNQDGNDSDDFM from the exons ATGCGTACGGCCGGCGGTTTGCGCGAGCCTTTCCGTTTCCGGTGCGCGGTTCCGGAAGCCGGCCGGAAGTCGGGGCGTGACGAGCGTCCTAGCGCCAGGAGCGGGCCGCGAGAGCGGGGAGCAGCCCGGGCGGGCCGGCCGAGGAGCCGGGActcagccgccgccgccgccatggTGTTCTACTTCACCTCCAGCG TTGTTCCCTCCGTTTACACAATTTACATGGGAAAAGATAAATATGAAA ATGAAGACCTGATAAAATATGGCTGGCCTGAAGATATTTG GTTTCATGTGGATAAGCTCTCCTCTGCACACGTGTACCTCCGATTACACAAG GGGCAAACAGTGGATGATATTCCCAAAGAAGTTTTGATAGACTGCGCCCATCTAGTGAAGGCCAATAGCATTCAAG GCTGCAAAATGAACAACATCAACGTGGTGTATACGCCGTGGACCAACCTGAAGAAAACAGCTGACATGGATGTGGGACAGATAGGGTTTCACAGACAAAAGGAT GTGAGAACAGTGACAGTGGAGAAGAAGGTGAATGAGATACTGAACAGGCTAGAGAAGACCAAAGTGGAGCGGTTCCCTGACCTAGCTGCTGAGAAGGAAGCCCGGGACAGAGAGGAGAGGAATGAGAAGAAAGCCCAGATCCAAGAGATGAAACGGAAAGAGAAGgaggaaatgaagaaaaagaaagaaatggaagaTCTCAG GAGCTACTCTTCACTAATGAAGTCTGAGAACATGTCTTCCAACCAG gATGGCAATGATTCAGATGACTTCATGTGA